Proteins from a single region of Rhodovibrio salinarum DSM 9154:
- a CDS encoding NnrS family protein, with protein sequence MAGRGAAIPRYRRYSGPAVLSQGFRPFFLGAGVWAVAGMLLWSGVLLEGVPLPTAFRPAVWHAHAMLFGFVGAAMAGFLATAVPNWTGRMPIQGAPLAMLAGLWALGRLACATSGVIGAPAAMILDLLFFLALPAALAREVVAGRNWRNLPVVGATLVVAGANALVHLDPVAGVDSGYGLRLAIGAFAFLIALVGGRIVPSFTRNWLAKRDGRHRPASANRADRAVVALTGLAAAAWTGWPDHAVTGVLSGGAALANAWRLSRWQGHRTWREPLLLVLHVGYAWLAVGFGLLALAALSDAVAQTTALHALTAGAMGTMPAAVMTRATLGHTGRALTGGAGSAALFALVALAAALRLAAPMSGGGYLSLLGASALAWIAGFGLYVALYGPLQMRPR encoded by the coding sequence ATGGCCGGGCGGGGCGCTGCGATTCCGCGGTATCGCCGGTATAGCGGGCCGGCGGTGCTGTCGCAGGGGTTCCGGCCGTTTTTCCTGGGCGCCGGCGTTTGGGCGGTCGCCGGGATGCTGCTGTGGTCGGGCGTATTGCTTGAGGGCGTGCCGCTGCCCACCGCGTTCCGGCCCGCGGTTTGGCACGCGCACGCCATGCTGTTCGGCTTCGTCGGCGCGGCGATGGCCGGGTTCCTGGCGACCGCGGTGCCGAACTGGACCGGCCGGATGCCGATCCAGGGCGCGCCCCTTGCCATGCTCGCCGGTCTTTGGGCATTGGGACGGCTCGCCTGTGCCACCTCCGGCGTGATCGGCGCGCCGGCGGCGATGATCCTCGATCTGTTGTTCTTCCTGGCCTTGCCGGCCGCGCTCGCGCGCGAGGTTGTGGCCGGGCGGAACTGGCGCAACCTGCCGGTCGTGGGGGCGACGCTCGTGGTCGCGGGCGCCAATGCGCTTGTGCACCTGGACCCGGTCGCCGGCGTCGACTCCGGCTATGGCCTGCGGCTGGCGATCGGGGCGTTCGCGTTCCTGATCGCGCTGGTCGGTGGGCGGATCGTGCCGTCGTTTACCCGCAACTGGCTCGCTAAGCGGGATGGCAGGCACCGCCCGGCCTCCGCCAATCGGGCGGATCGGGCGGTGGTTGCGCTGACCGGTCTTGCGGCGGCAGCCTGGACGGGGTGGCCGGACCATGCGGTCACGGGCGTGTTGTCGGGCGGGGCCGCGCTCGCCAACGCCTGGCGGCTGAGCCGCTGGCAGGGGCACCGGACCTGGCGCGAGCCACTGCTGCTCGTGCTGCACGTCGGTTACGCCTGGCTGGCGGTCGGGTTCGGATTGCTCGCGCTCGCCGCGCTGAGCGATGCGGTGGCGCAGACGACGGCGTTGCACGCGCTGACCGCCGGGGCGATGGGGACCATGCCCGCCGCCGTGATGACCCGCGCGACGCTGGGACACACGGGCCGCGCGCTCACCGGGGGGGCAGGGTCGGCCGCGCTGTTCGCGCTGGTGGCGCTTGCCGCCGCGTTGCGTCTCGCGGCCCCGATGTCGGGTGGGGGATACCTGAGCTTGCTCGGCGCCAGCGCACTTGCCTGGATCGCCGGCTTTGGACTGTACGTGGCGCTCTACGGCCCCCTGCAGATGCGGCCGCGATGA
- a CDS encoding polyprenyl synthetase family protein: MAPLQQLCAEDLQAVNAVIREHMQSPVALIPQLAGHIIAAGGKRLRPLLTLASARMCGYQGRRHIGLAASVEFIHTATLLHDDVVDESELRRGLDTANSLWGNQASVLVGDFLFSRAFQLMVADGSMRTLEILSNASAIISEGEVHQLITTNDTDTNEQAYLEVIEGKTAALFAAACQIGAVMAERSADEEQALRSFGTGLGMAFQLVDDVLDYSAKQEALGKTVGDDFREGKITLPVVLAFERADADEKAFWRRCLEEMDQREGDLPHAMQLLQKHDCLNDSLERARAYGRNARTAMDVFPDGEIKQALIDALDFSIERAY; the protein is encoded by the coding sequence ATCGCGCCGCTGCAACAGCTGTGCGCGGAGGACCTGCAGGCCGTCAACGCGGTGATTCGCGAGCATATGCAGTCGCCCGTGGCGCTGATCCCACAACTCGCCGGCCACATCATCGCCGCCGGCGGCAAGCGCCTGCGCCCGCTGCTGACCCTCGCCAGCGCGCGGATGTGCGGCTACCAGGGCCGCCGGCACATCGGCCTGGCTGCCAGCGTGGAGTTCATCCACACCGCGACCCTGCTGCACGACGACGTGGTCGACGAGAGCGAACTGCGCCGCGGGCTGGACACCGCCAACTCGCTGTGGGGCAATCAGGCCAGTGTGCTGGTCGGTGACTTCCTGTTCTCCCGCGCCTTTCAGCTGATGGTCGCCGACGGCTCGATGCGCACGCTGGAGATCCTGTCCAACGCCTCCGCGATCATCTCCGAGGGCGAGGTTCACCAGCTGATCACCACCAACGACACCGACACCAACGAGCAGGCCTACCTTGAGGTGATCGAGGGCAAGACGGCCGCGCTGTTCGCCGCCGCCTGCCAGATCGGCGCGGTGATGGCGGAGCGCTCGGCGGACGAAGAGCAGGCCCTGCGCAGCTTCGGCACCGGCCTGGGCATGGCGTTCCAGCTGGTCGATGACGTGCTCGACTACTCCGCCAAGCAGGAAGCGCTTGGCAAGACGGTCGGTGACGACTTCCGCGAGGGGAAGATCACCCTGCCCGTCGTGCTCGCCTTCGAGCGCGCGGACGCGGACGAAAAGGCGTTCTGGCGGCGCTGCCTGGAGGAGATGGACCAGCGCGAGGGCGACCTGCCCCACGCCATGCAGCTCCTGCAGAAGCACGACTGCCTGAATGACAGCCTGGAACGCGCCCGCGCCTATGGCCGCAACGCCCGCACCGCGATGGACGTCTTCCCCGACGGCGAGATCAAGCAGGCCCTGATCGACGCGCTCGACTTCTCGATCGAGCGGGCCTACTAG
- a CDS encoding putative signal transducing protein gives MRELLRTNDPVKLSWIQALLADAGIEAVVLDTHTSIVEGSIGAIPRRLCVLAEDLERARRVLEDAGEGYSEW, from the coding sequence ATGCGCGAACTGCTGCGCACCAACGATCCCGTGAAGCTTTCCTGGATCCAGGCGTTGCTGGCCGATGCCGGGATCGAGGCGGTGGTGCTGGACACCCATACCTCGATCGTCGAGGGGTCGATCGGCGCGATCCCGCGCCGGCTGTGCGTCCTGGCGGAAGATCTGGAGCGCGCGCGGCGGGTGCTGGAGGATGCGGGCGAGGGCTACAGCGAATGGTGA
- a CDS encoding tRNA1(Val) (adenine(37)-N6)-methyltransferase — MVRPADPEAESTGSDDLAVTHDRLLGGRVALAQPMHGYRAALDPVLLAAAVPLRGGERALELGCGAGAAALCLLARVPEGRVSGLEAQPALVRLARSNAATNDVGDRFEVYAGDLLDPPSDVASGAFDHAFANPPYLAAGTADAPSDPLRAAANVEGAARLPDWISALARATRRGGTVTVIHRADRLPELLSEMGRVAGALVVCPLWPAAGKPAKRVLVQGRVGVGGPATLATGLTLHSDGGFTLEARAILEDVVPLKLR; from the coding sequence ATGGTGAGGCCAGCCGATCCGGAAGCGGAGTCTACGGGGAGCGACGATCTGGCGGTGACGCACGACCGCCTGCTGGGGGGGCGGGTCGCGCTGGCCCAGCCGATGCATGGCTATCGGGCCGCCCTCGATCCGGTGCTGCTGGCCGCCGCGGTGCCGCTGCGGGGCGGCGAGCGGGCGCTGGAACTCGGCTGCGGCGCCGGGGCGGCGGCGCTGTGCCTGCTGGCGCGCGTGCCGGAGGGGCGGGTGAGCGGTCTGGAGGCGCAGCCCGCCTTGGTTCGCCTGGCCCGGTCTAACGCGGCGACAAACGACGTGGGCGATCGTTTCGAGGTATACGCGGGCGACCTGCTCGACCCGCCGTCGGACGTGGCGTCGGGCGCCTTCGACCATGCGTTCGCGAATCCGCCCTACCTGGCGGCCGGCACGGCGGATGCGCCGAGCGATCCGCTGCGCGCGGCGGCGAACGTCGAGGGCGCGGCGCGCCTGCCCGATTGGATCTCGGCGCTGGCGCGGGCAACACGGCGTGGCGGGACCGTTACGGTCATCCACCGCGCCGATCGCCTGCCTGAACTGTTGAGCGAGATGGGGCGGGTTGCTGGCGCGCTGGTCGTCTGTCCGCTTTGGCCCGCGGCCGGCAAGCCGGCCAAGCGCGTGCTGGTGCAGGGGCGTGTCGGCGTTGGCGGTCCGGCGACGCTCGCGACCGGCCTGACCCTGCATAGCGATGGCGGTTTTACCTTGGAAGCGCGCGCGATCCTGGAGGACGTTGTCCCGCTGAAGCTGCGATAG